In one window of Phalacrocorax aristotelis chromosome W, bGulAri2.1, whole genome shotgun sequence DNA:
- the LOC142049703 gene encoding la-related protein 6-like: MSSGSSGVASGLASQPSCSTPQLEQRSSFPARHLLPPQSRSLTLIREEDFLNSFNGSFSDESDVCGADLLDCSSSAPDPQLVRRIVSQVEFYFSDENLSKDAFLLKHVQNNKMGFVSIKLLTSFKEMKYLTRDWRLTLYALQFSELLEVNKEGTKVRRRVPLSESLRSFSPSKLLLAWELLPIQNNFMETIVSMFSPFGAIVSIRILQPGRKLPSDVRKYTSLFPELLRKRCALVEYDRLGSARRAFEHLGCRSHQCGESIRVVWLCWKVSKKEPQNRREVAKKLGHQWDWKAQAAATTFPDGIGGSLLYRSPESGNAPVSPSLLLNTEPSAPTCPCSTFQPRDFSNTFTRSLLTRKVFPPLGMGLGTGGCHGFRSSTEWPHGCGWGSRVDTWAPRGSRPALHATPPPRNSLAGNRVPEPLGLRGGVLRLPNGPDGTKGFSSSMGRGKLTLQH, encoded by the exons ATGTCATCAGGTAGTTCCGGGGTGGCCTCAGGGCTcgcttcccagcccagctgcagcacccctcaGCTGGAACAAAGGAGTTCCTTCCCGGCGCGGCATCTCCTTCCACCGcagagccgctcgctcaccctgATCAGAGAGGAGGACTTCTTAAATAGCTTCAATGG gagcttCTCTGATGAAAGCGATGTCTGTGGGGCTGATCTGTTGGACTGCAGCTCCTCCGCCCCCGACCCGCAGCTGGTCCGGAGAATTGTGTCCCAGGTGGAGTTCTACTTTTCTGATGAGAACCTGTCCAAggatgctttccttctgaaacatgtcCAAAACAACAAGATGGGCTTCGTCAGCATCAAACTGCTGACGTCCTTCAAGGAG ATGAAATACCTGACGCGTGACTGGCGGCTCACACTCTACGCCCTGCAGTTCTCGGAGCTGCTGGAAGTGAACAAGGAGGGCACCAAAGTGAGGCGGCGGGTCCCCCTTTCCGAGTCCCTGCGGAGCTTCTCCcccagcaaactgctgctggcctgggagctgctgccgaTCCAGAATAACTTCATGGAGACCATCGTGAGTATGTTCAGCCCCTTTGGTGCCATTGTATCCATCCGCATCCTGCAGCCGGGCCGCAAGCTGCCCTCGGATGTGCGGAAATACACGTCGCTCTTCCCCGAGCTGCTGAGAAAGCGCTGTGCCCTGGTGGAGTACGATAGGCTGGGGAGCGCCCGCAGGGCCTTTGAGCACCTCGGCTGCCGAAGCCACCAGTGTGGTGAGAGCATCAGggtggtctggctctgctggaaggtCTCCAAGAAGGAACCTCAGAACAGGAGGGAGGTGGCGAAGAAGCTGGGCCACCAGTGGGATTGGAAGGCGCAGGCGGCGGCCACGACCTTCCCCGATGGCATTGGGGGCTCCCTGCTCTACCGCTCTCCGGAGTCAGGCAATGCTCCAGTGTCACCGTCCCTGCTCCTGAACACGGAACCCTCGGCACCCACCTGCCCATGCAGCACCTTCCAGCCCAGGGACTTTAGCAACACCTTTACAAGATCGCTCCTCACCAGGAAAGTCTTCCCCCCACTCGGGATGGGCTTGGGCACCGGTGGCTGCCACGGCTTCCGCTCCAGCACGGAGTGGCCCCACGGCtgcggctgggggagcagggtggATACGTGGGCACCCAGGGGCAGCAGGCCTGCTCTGCATGCCACACCTCCTCCCAGAAATTCCCTGGCAGGAAATCGGGTGCCTGAGCCCCTTGGCCTGCGGGGTGGGGTGCTTCGCCTGCCCAATGGCCCTGATGGCACCaagggcttcagcagcagcatggggagaggaaagcttACCCTCCAGCACTGA
- the LOC142049702 gene encoding la-related protein 6-like — protein sequence MSSGSSGVASGLASQPSCSTPQLEQRSSFPARHLLPPQSRSLTLIREEDFLNSFNGSFSDVSDVCGADLLDCSSSAPDPQLVRRIVSQVEFYFSDENLSKDAFLLKHVQNNKMGFVSIKLLTSFKEMKYLTRDWRLTLYALQFSELLEVNKEGTKVRRRVPLSESLRSFSPSKLLLAWELLPIQNNFIETIVSMFSPFGAIVSIRILQPGRKLPSDVRKYTSLFPELLRKRCALVEYDRLGSARRAFEHLGCRSHQCGESIRVVWLCWKVSKKEPQNRREVAKKLGHQWDWKAQAAATTFPDGIGGSLLYRSPESGNAPVSPSLLLNTEPSAPTCPCSTFQPRDFSNTFTRSLLTRKVFPPLGMGLGTGGCHGFRSSTEWPHGCGWGSGVDTWAPRGSRPALHATPPPRNSLAGNRVPEPLGLRGGVLRLPNGPDGTKGFSSSMGRGKLTLQH from the exons ATGTCATCAGGTAGTTCCGGGGTGGCCTCAGGGCTcgcttcccagcccagctgcagcacccctcaGCTGGAACAAAGGAGTTCCTTCCCGGCGCGGCATCTCCTTCCACCGcagagccgctcgctcaccctgATCAGAGAGGAGGACTTCTTAAATAGCTTCAATGG gagcttCTCTGATGTAAGCGATGTCTGTGGGGCTGATCTGTTGGACTGCAGCTCCTCCGCCCCCGACCCGCAGCTGGTCCGGAGAATTGTGTCCCAGGTGGAGTTCTACTTTTCTGATGAGAACCTGTCCAAggatgctttccttctgaaacatgtcCAAAACAACAAGATGGGCTTCGTCAGCATCAAACTGCTGACGTCCTTCAAGGAG ATGAAATACCTGACGCGTGACTGGCGGCTCACACTCTACGCCCTGCAGTTCTCGGAGCTGCTGGAAGTGAACAAGGAGGGCACCAAAGTGAGGCGGCGGGTCCCCCTTTCCGAGTCCCTGCGGAGCTTCTCCcccagcaaactgctgctggcctgggagctgctgccgaTCCAGAATAACTTCATCGAGACCATCGTGAGTATGTTCAGCCCCTTTGGTGCCATTGTATCCATCCGCATCCTGCAGCCGGGCCGCAAGCTGCCCTCGGATGTGCGGAAATACACGTCGCTCTTCCCCGAGCTGCTGAGAAAGCGCTGTGCCCTGGTGGAGTACGATAGGCTGGGGAGCGCCCGCAGGGCCTTTGAGCACCTCGGCTGCCGAAGCCACCAGTGTGGTGAGAGCATCAGggtggtctggctctgctggaaggtCTCCAAGAAGGAACCTCAGAACAGGAGGGAGGTGGCGAAGAAGCTGGGCCACCAGTGGGATTGGAAGGCGCAGGCGGCGGCCACGACCTTCCCCGATGGCATTGGGGGCTCCCTGCTCTACCGCTCTCCGGAGTCAGGCAATGCTCCAGTGTCACCGTCCCTGCTCCTGAACACGGAACCCTCGGCACCCACCTGCCCATGCAGCACCTTCCAGCCCAGGGACTTTAGCAACACCTTTACAAGATCGCTCCTCACCAGGAAAGTCTTCCCCCCACTCGGGATGGGCTTGGGCACCGGTGGCTGCCACGGCTTCCGCTCCAGCACGGAGTGGCCCCACGGCtgcggctgggggagcggggtggaTACCTGGGCACCCAGGGGCAGCAGGCCTGCTCTGCATGCCACACCTCCTCCCAGAAATTCCCTGGCAGGAAATCGGGTGCCTGAGCCCCTTGGCCTGCGGGGTGGGGTGCTTCGCCTGCCCAATGGCCCTGATGGCACCaagggcttcagcagcagcatggggagaggaaagctcACCCTCCAGCACTGA